A portion of the Cryptomeria japonica chromosome 5, Sugi_1.0, whole genome shotgun sequence genome contains these proteins:
- the LOC131875593 gene encoding wall-associated receptor kinase-like 22 — protein MVFTSADCNPDSRGFGISTFWSISTIFHRDVKSSNILLNERLSPKLADFGISRLISASNKTHLTTNIMGTRGYLDPEYFQTYQLTDKSDVYSFGVVLVELLTSLEPISIERVSDEWNLSNLFLSRFNDNRLTEILDSKVLEEKNLQQMKDMGRLARECLHLERRKRPLMKEVVEELFWIRGGTRKTKFHDS, from the coding sequence ATGGTCTTCACGTCTGCAGATTGCAATCCAGACAGCAGAGGCTTTGGCATATCTACATTCTGGAGCATCTCAACCATTTTCCACCGGGATGTAAAATCATCTAACATTCTTCTGAATGAGAGGCTCTCTCCCAAACTTGCAGACTTCGGGATTTCTCGTCTCATCTCTGCTTCCAATAAGACACATCTCACCACTAATATAATGGGCACGAGAGGTTACTTAGATCCTGAGTACTTTCAAACATATCAACTCACTGACAAAAGCGATGTATACAGTTTTGGTGTAGTTCTGGTTGAGCTTTTAACATCTCTGGAACCCATCTCCATAGAAAGAGTCAGTGACGAGTGGAATTTATCTAATCTTTTCCTATCCAGATTTAATGACAACCGCCTCACAGAAATCTTGGACAGCAAAGTATTGGAGGAGAAAAACCTCCAGCAGATGAAAGATATGGGAAGGTTAGCGAGAGAATGCCTTCATTTGGAAAGGAGGAAAAGGCCATTGATGAAAGAGGTTGTCGAGGAACTTTTCTGGATAAGAGGTGGGACAAGAAAAACAAAATTCCATGACAGTTGA